CGAGCCGCCGAGGAGTCCGCGGCCGCCACGGCCTGCAGGACGCCGTTCCAGATCAACCATCCCCAGGCCCGGTCCGCCGGGTCGCGGTAGGCCTCTTCGGTGTAACCCAGTTCGGCGATCAGCTCGGTGGCGCGGTCCTGCAGGACCGCAGGGCGCTTCTCGAAGGGCACGTAGGCGATCCAGCTCATGCTCGCGGCCCAGGTCGAACCCCCGAGGATCAATGCGACGGCGAGCACGCCGAGGCCGAGGGCCTTCCAGGTCGCCAGTCCCTCGCGCGCGCCGCTTCCGGCGACCAACTCGGGCGAAGGGATCTCGCCGGCGGCCAGGGCTGCGGCCAGTGGGTCGCCGCCCGGCAGGGCCGCAGCCACCTGGATCGCCGAGGCGGGACGGTGGGCGGGGTCCTTCTCGAGACAGCGCAGGACCGCCCGCTCGATCGCCGGGTCGAGCGTGCGGACATGGCTGCTGGGCCGCGACGGCAGGCTCGAGGCGTGCATCGAGGAGAGTTCGGCCACGGTGTCGGCGTGGAACACCGGCCGGCCGGTGAACAGCTCGTACAGGACGAGGCCGAGTGCGTAGATGTCGCTGCGGACCGTGACCTCACGGCCCGCGAGCTGCTCGGGGGCCATGTAGGCGGGCGTACCCGCGCGCACCTCGGTCGAGTCGGAGTCGTCGACCAGGCTGGCCAGGCCGAAGTCCGTCAGTTTCACGCGGCCGCGGCCGTCGAGCATGACGTTGGCGGGTTTGAGGTCGCGGTGCAGGACGCCGGCCTCGTGCGCCGCGCTCAGGCCGGCGCAGATCTGCCGCGCCACGGTCACCGCCCGTTCCTCCGGGAGCCGGCCGATGCGGCGCAGGAGCGACGAGAGGTCCTCGCCGTCGACGTACTCCATGCTCAGGAAGTGGCGCCCGTCGATCTCGTCGACGTCGTGCACCCGGCAGACGTTCGGGTGGCTCACCTGCCGTGCGGTGCGGACCTCGTCGAGGAAACGGCGCAGACGATCGGGGTCGCTCTCGAGACCGGTGGGCAGGAACTTCAGGGCGACCGAGTGTCCGAGCTTGAGGTCGTCGGCACGGTAGACGGTTCCCATGCCGCCGCGGCCGAGCAGGGCGACGATGCGGTAGCGGCCGGCCAGCATCGTTCCCGGTGCGAAGACGTGGGCCGGATCGTCGGGGGCGGAGGTTTCGCCCGCCGGGGACCCCGGGCCCACGATCCTCGTGGCGTCGAGCGCGCCCAGCGGCGCCGCGCAACCGGCGCAGACCGTCGCGTCGTCCGGATTGGGATGAGAACATTCGGGGCAGGGCCGCATCGGCGGAGCATAGCGTCGAACCGACCCGGATTGGTACCGCGAAACCCGGCCGCGCCCCGACTCGGAGCGCGGCCGCCTCCGATCACCAGTTCGTCGGCTGCACCTCGAAGTCCTCGCCCGCGGCGTCGGCCGCCGCCCGCTGGATCGCACCCAGCAGCGACTCGAGTTGCTCGGCCCCGTCCGGCCCGTACGAGCGCAGGATCTCCACCTGCTGCAGCGCGGCCTGGAGGTGGGCCTCACCCAGGTACTCGCGCGCCTCGGGGAAGCGGTCGCGCAGCGCGAGCGCCTCTTCGTACAAAGCGAAGGCCTTCTCCAGCTCACCCGTCTTGCGCAGCGTGAAGGCCAGCATGTTCACGGTCTCCGGGTCACGGTCGTCTTCGGCGTGGGCGGCCTCGAACTTCTCGCGCGCGTCGGCGTAGCGGCCCTGCTCGGCCAACTCGAGGCCCTCGTTGTAGAGGCTCTCGGCGGTGTTCGCGGGTTCTTCCTTGCTGTCCGTGCCGGCGGCGACGGCGAAGGTCGTGGCCAGGGTGGTGATGGCGAGGGCCACCGCCAGGATCGTGGGCAGAGAGCGGAACTTCGGGGTCACGTCGGGTCTCCTGCTTCGGAAAGGGGAACGCGGATCCCCGGCGCCGTCTTGGCGGACCCGGGGGCCTTGCTGTTTCTTCGCACGGGTCCGCCTTCCGGATCAACTCCGGTCGCGGATCCGCCGCCCACACCCCGAATCCGAGCCTCGTCTTGATCGAAGTCCACGACCTCCGCAAGACCTACCGCGTGCACCGCAAGCGCCCCGGCCTGCGGGCCTCGGTCAAGGCGTTGTTCGTCCGTGAACAGGTCGAGAAACACGCGCTGAAGGGCGTGGACCTGCGGGTCGGGGCCGGCGAGATCGTCGGACTGGTGGGGTCGAACGGGGCGGGCAAGACCACGCTGGTGAAGGTGCTGACCGGGATCCTGCACCCCAGTGGGGGCGAGGCGCGGGTCCTCGGCCACACCCCCTGGGAGCGCGAAGACGACTACCGTCGCCGCATCGCGTTGATCATGGGGCAGAAGGCGCAGTTGTGGTGGGACCTGCCCGCGGCCGACGGATTCCTGCTGCTGCGCGAGATCTACCGTGTCCCGCCCGAGCGCCACGCCGAGAACCTCGAGCGCCTGGCCACGGCGCTCGACGTGAAGAACCAGCTCCACGTCCAGGTGCGCCGACTGAGTCTGGGCGAGCGCATGAAGATGGAGCTGATCGCCGCGCTCCTGCACGATCCCGACGTCGTGTTCCTCGACGAGCCGACGATCGGACTCGACCTCACCGCCCAGCGCGCCATGCGCGAATTCATCCTCGAGTACCAGCGCGAGCGGCAGCCGGCCATGATCCTGACTTCGCACTACATGGAGGACATCGAGAGCCTCTGCCCGCGGATCGTCATCCTGCGCGAGGGCGAGGTCGTCTACGACGGATCGCGTGACCGGCTGATGCGCGACTACGCCCGCGACAAGGTGATCGTGGTGCACCTGCAGGCCGAGCACGCCCACCGGGACTTCCGCGGACACGTGCATGGACCCGGTATGCAGCTGATCGACCACGAAGAGGACGTGCTGCGTCTCCGCGTGGCCCGCGACGACGTGGCCGGTGCCGCCGGACACGTCCTGGCGAACCTGCCGGTGCGGGACCTGAGCATCGAAGAGCCCGAGATCGGGACGATCATCGAGGCTCTGCAGCAGGGGCGGGGATGAGGACTCGGTACGGTTGGATCCTTCCGGCCTGGTCGTCGGAATTGCGCAAGCTCCTGAGCTATCGCGTGGACTTCTGGCTCGACTTCGCGGGTTCGCTGATCGTGCAGGTGGGCCTGGCGTGGTTCCTCTGGGACGCGATCCTGCGCGCGCGCGGCACCGAAACCGTCGGGGGCATGGGACTGCAGGCGCTCGTGCTGTACTACCTGCTCGTGCCTCTGGTCGAGAAGATCTCCCGCGGTCCCGAGATGGGGTTCCTGTCGAACGAGATCTACGACGGCACGCTGACGCGGTACCTCGTGTATCCGGTTCCCCTGTTCGGCTACAAGTACGTGCTGCACCTGGCCGTGTCGACGATCGCACTGGTGCAACTGTTCCTGGCCCTCGGTGTGTACGTCTCCTGGCGTGGAGTGCCCGAACCCTTCGAGATCACCTGGGTGGGTCTCCTGTTCGGGGTGATCGCCGCGATCGCGGCCAGTGCGCTGTACTTCCACATGGCGGCGTGCCTGGAGTTGGTGGCCTACTGGGCGGACAACGTGTGGAGCCTGCTGGTCATGCTGCGCTTCGCGATCCGCCTGCTCGGCGGTGGCATGATCCCGTTGAGTCTCTTCCCCGAGCTCGGGCAACAGATCCTGGAGGTCCTCCCCTTCGCGCCCCTGTTGTCGTTTCCGATCCGCACGATCCTCGGCGAGATCGGACCCGGCGCCTACGTGAAGGCCATGGCCCTGCTCGTGGGTTGGACGGTGGCCTTCGCGGCGCTGGCCCGATGGATCCACGCGCGCGGCTCACGGCGCTACACGGGGGTGGGGATCTGATGGCCCGATATCTCCACCTGTATCTGTACTTCCTGAGGTTCT
This portion of the Candidatus Krumholzibacteriia bacterium genome encodes:
- a CDS encoding tetratricopeptide repeat protein, whose product is MTPKFRSLPTILAVALAITTLATTFAVAAGTDSKEEPANTAESLYNEGLELAEQGRYADAREKFEAAHAEDDRDPETVNMLAFTLRKTGELEKAFALYEEALALRDRFPEAREYLGEAHLQAALQQVEILRSYGPDGAEQLESLLGAIQRAAADAAGEDFEVQPTNW
- a CDS encoding ATP-binding cassette domain-containing protein; the protein is MIEVHDLRKTYRVHRKRPGLRASVKALFVREQVEKHALKGVDLRVGAGEIVGLVGSNGAGKTTLVKVLTGILHPSGGEARVLGHTPWEREDDYRRRIALIMGQKAQLWWDLPAADGFLLLREIYRVPPERHAENLERLATALDVKNQLHVQVRRLSLGERMKMELIAALLHDPDVVFLDEPTIGLDLTAQRAMREFILEYQRERQPAMILTSHYMEDIESLCPRIVILREGEVVYDGSRDRLMRDYARDKVIVVHLQAEHAHRDFRGHVHGPGMQLIDHEEDVLRLRVARDDVAGAAGHVLANLPVRDLSIEEPEIGTIIEALQQGRG
- a CDS encoding ABC-2 family transporter protein, coding for MRTRYGWILPAWSSELRKLLSYRVDFWLDFAGSLIVQVGLAWFLWDAILRARGTETVGGMGLQALVLYYLLVPLVEKISRGPEMGFLSNEIYDGTLTRYLVYPVPLFGYKYVLHLAVSTIALVQLFLALGVYVSWRGVPEPFEITWVGLLFGVIAAIAASALYFHMAACLELVAYWADNVWSLLVMLRFAIRLLGGGMIPLSLFPELGQQILEVLPFAPLLSFPIRTILGEIGPGAYVKAMALLVGWTVAFAALARWIHARGSRRYTGVGI